Part of the Esox lucius isolate fEsoLuc1 chromosome 25, fEsoLuc1.pri, whole genome shotgun sequence genome, CGTGAGGTGTTAATTACTGCCTTTGTGTAGATAATttctgtttgtgtatatgtggggcACGTGTATGTGCTTTTCGTTCCTGCCCAAAGTGGTTGTTGATCGTTGATTGACTGTGAATGTCAATAATTTGACAGGTGCAGAGTGGCGGAGAACATGGCAACGGGGGGAACCTCCTTTGACGAGCAGGAGCTGCACAACTGGACCGTCACCAACGGCAGCAGCTTGGAGGACAGGCTCAACAACATggtgggaggagaagagggagaccATGCTCTGTTCCTTATGTGCtgtgctacttttgaccagacaCTTGTTCACGTTCACAAATCAGTCACTATATTGAGAATATCATGTCAATCTGGAACACTGAGAGTAGCACCTAAATGTATCCTAACTAGAGATTTGTAGTAGTAACTCACTATTATGCAATCTGTCGGTTGTCATGCAGGGGTTTTACTTTAATGTAGGTCTGGTAATGATTCAGGCCGCTGGTTGACTGTAGCCTGTCTGTCCTACTTTGCTTACAATGCTGACCAAATCGAGGCATCAATTTGAAATGGAGTGTTACAAGTGCATTGCACTTACCCTTTGGGGAAGAGCAGAGTGCTTATCAAGCAAGTGCCAGATCCAGGACCCAGGGCTACCTTCAATACCGGGTTATGAGGATGTAAAGCTGGTTGCTTTTTAGTCTCTAGGTTGAAATTCCCACTAGGAATGCATCTAAGATGAGTTTGTAAGTCTTCCCCTTAACCATTGGCACAAGGAAATGTGAAACTGGCCCAGAATCAAGAGTGTAGGGATACTTCACCGAAACATTCCTTCTAAATGCTACCTGTCCCCTCCAACCCTCCCCCGTCAGGACTGGGGTGTCCAGCAGAAGAAGGCGAACCGCTCGTCCGAGAAGAACAGAAAGAAGTTCTCGGCCGGCGGAGTCACGGAGAGCCGGCTGACCAACGACATCTCCCCGGAGTCTACACCGGGCGCGGGGAGGAGGAGGGCCCGCACCCCCCACTCCTTCCCCCATGTTAAGTACACCACCCAGATGTCTGTGCCGGATCAGGCTGAGCTGGACCGCCTGAGGCAGAGGATCAACTTCACTGACCTGGACGAGGTGTGTGTAGCCAAGTTTCTCCCAACAGCTTTGCAATCTCAatcatctctctttttttttttaaactccatgctttacggtggTAATGAGGTTCGTCTGTTAAATGCCATTGTTTTGTATTCACCAAGTGTGGCATTTGGCGTGGTGGCAAAACAACTCCACCATTGACTCATCTATCCAAAGCACTTTGTTTCTGTAGTTTTGGTcattacccaggtgttgtctggcaaacgtcTGTTGTATCTTGATATTAATTCTTGAGAGACGTCTTCTTGACCTCACATGTGAGCCAAGTTCGTgttgtctctttctgacagttgactaatACACATATTGGAGCAAAGAGGCGTGTGGATTCTCTGATGTTACCCTGGAGTTCTTAGAGACCTCTCTGAGCATGTTTCGGTCAGCTCTTGGGCTGGATTTGGATAATTGCGGTTTTACAATCCTCTTCCTGGTTGGAGTTGGGGAATTGTTTGAAACAGGGTGGTTCTTCAAATTGCGTAATGAggaatgatttttttttgttttgtcttcttATGTCTTTCTATGGCTTGCGCTAACATGTCCACATCCCCGGTTGGGTTTTGCCAGAGGAGCATAGGCAGCGACTCCCAGGGCCGCGTCACCGCAGCCAATAACCAGCGCCAGCTGGCGGCCGAGAACAAGAAGCCCTTCAACTTCCTGCCGCTGCACGTCAACACCAACAAGAGCCGTGAAGCACCCTCCGCCTCTGCCCCCTCCACCCCGTCCGTTGTGGCTACTGCCAAGAAGCAGAGCCCCGGCTCAGTCCGCAGGGAGGCCTTTGCCCCGTCTTTGCCCGGCAAGGACCTGCCGGGGCTGGGTAGAGGGGCAGAGAGACTTCCTCCACCCTCCGTGGACGACGGAAGGGATGATCCCAACATCGACAGCAGCCAGGTAGCTAACGTCCAGGCACCTGGCTTTACTGGAAGTCAAGTGCTTGtcagaatgttgtttttattttctttatattctGTCAGTGTCAAGTGATTAATCAACAATTTGGCTGCTGACCAGTTTTTCCTACACCACAGTTTCCCCATATCCCCAGAACATAACGTAGCAGCTTATCTGACCGGTCCCCAACCAAACATGACCATCATCAATTAAATGAGGCTCTGGACAAACTGAGTTTCCTTCAGAGTTCTGTTAGAATTTCCTGCCCATGGTATAACATTAACTAACGAACAAACACTTTTTGTATATTTGTCCAAGGCTACTGGCGCCGGATAGATTATATTGGTTATTTAGTCATCGGAGGCTAGTTTGGCTAGTTTACCTGGAGGAGAAATATGTACAAAAGGTTGCTTTTCTGGTCCATATCAGCCCTTGTATTCCTCCATCGCTTGAAAGTGATGCCTGTATTTTAGTTCTCTTCAGCTGCATTCCAATATCTTTGGGAGGGGAAAGGCACAATTACCggacaaaaaataaacacatgaaaACCACCAGGAAGACACTAATGCTATGAGTATGGCTACAATAGTGAACTGTACAaccaagggccctgaagacggATTGTCAGCCACCCGCTTGGCTGTTAtgcagaccaggtgctgtttaatattggcatggctggtcagggactgttgGCGAatgttgtcagtgcctttgtaaaaagacccacatttgtccCCTGTAGCTGGGATCAAACGACTCTGTGCATCCGAGTTCCATAGAAGTCAAAAAAAGTCAACCGTTTTTTGCACTGAAGTAATACGTTTCAGCTTGCAGTTATCCTACACTGCCTTTTTCTGATTGAGTGACTCGCATGGGTTTTTaacaataccagacagccaTGCGTCACATCTGCTCAACACTTGACTGGCCCAACAGCGCACGAAAGGAGCTGCAAGGTAGTTATTTGTGCGTGTGCCAGATTACTAAATGACTGGAGGTTGTCAAGTTTATAATgcgatttattatttttgtcaatcTCTAAAGAAATTGGCAGTGGCCCAATTGGgacagtgacttgctagtttTAGTAGTCCGACTTTACTAGTCTGACTACTTTTTACTGGCTTGGAGCCCTGCATTTTAAAGTAGATACGGACATTTTCAAAGGCTCCTTTAAGGAACTACTATTAACTACTTTAATCCATTGTTTGGCTGCTAATCTCAGCAGATATGGCTGACTTAATCTAATAAAGTCATCAAATAAAACCAAGTAATGTATGATTCTGAAATATTATGTAAGTAAATGTTCTGTTAAGCTCATTTTAAGGAGCTTGGTGCTTGCAACtgcagggttgtgggtttgattctcaTGGGGGCCAGTATGAAATTATATGGACTCACAATTTCAAACTGCTCTGGATTAAACGTATTATGCATTACTTTAAGgtacttttatattatatttgatAATTACCACAGTCAGGCCAAacccaacaaaatgttttgtcactAGTTCAATGTGCATTTAATAtgacatatttatttaaattgcaGCAGTAATGAAATccatattattttgtaataattgaaTCCATACTTAAATATAGGACAATGCAAACACAATGAAGGTTACTTTAGTTCTGGGTAATAAACAAggtccatttaaaaatgtaaagataaaaaTTTTCAGACATTTCTATATAAATGGCATACCTTTTACAGCATTTTGCCCCCTCCCCATTCCCAGTCTGAGCTTGCTCTGACCTCATCGTTCCGGGCTGTGTTCAACCTATCACATGGTGTTCTGTGCTCATGCTTCTATATGCAAAGTAGAACAGGAACAGGAGGCAAGCAACTCTGTGATGAAACCAATGTGTATTTAGGGCAACTTAAAAATACTCCGCCGCGGCCATATCCCGAGTGAGCTCTGCCCTCGTTTAGTTAGATCTAGGTAGTGGCCTGGTGCCTTCTCGCTCGCCCCTTCTCTTTCACGTCTTTCTCCGTCGGTCTGTCATTGATACCCGCTCGCACGCAGTCTTTCTCTGTCACACATCTCATACGCGCCCGCACGCCCTGTCTCTTAACCCTTTCAGGTGGTAAGCAAGCTGGTGCAAATTCGGGAGTACATCGGAAAGGCCAGCTCCATGCGGGATGACCTGGTTGAGAAGAACGACATTCCGGCCAACGTGGAACGCCTGTCCCACCTCATCGCCCACCTCAAGGAGCAGGAGAGGTCTTACCTCCGGTTCCTGCAGAAGATGCTGGTCAGTAGAGTATGATGGCTGATGGtattcctctgtctttctctctccctctcgtattttgttgaatgtttctcttttctttatttttttctcattaatTTGGTATGAAATTAGCTGTTTTACTTGCTTTGTATCTTTAGCAGTCATAAACAAAGGACCGTCTCTTAGAAATGTCTGAAATGCCTGCTTCTGCATGTTAACAGAGCCTGGTTCTTTTGATTTTCAGTATgcgtgttcacactgcaccttagcTTAGGACTAAGAGCCTCTTAAGCCCAGGGCTAAGGGAGATtttagcccagggctaagcaagtgttcacacttgcacattttgaagtgggctagcaccatccttagcctagggctagctggccctgctctggagcagggttaACACAGACTTATCAGGGCTAGCCCCAAAAACAGTGAGAAACGGGGTCTAGAAAAATTATATACGTTTGTCtaatcacaaaacctgccctttTACTTAATTTACACACGCTCTCGACACTTGCCGTCACCGACAGctacaatgtatttctattttggtCCTCTCACTCAGCAAaatttgtcatttcattataCCTGCTAAATCGTAATGAAGTAGTTATTGCATCTTGCTTTGAATGTAAATCCAGCAAATATGTAGAAAGAATAAAGGCTGACTAGTCACATTCTCTGCCTCGTGTTCATATTTTCACGtcgctctttttctctttctttgcgtAGTTTTAACAAAGTTGTGAAAGTTAATACCGACAAGGTGGGCATTTTGATCAACTGATTTCATGAAGTCGTTAATTGAAGCATGGTAGTGTAACGTTGATCGCGTGTCAGTGATGTACTTGTAACATTTGTAGCTTGTCATAGATAGAATGTAAAATAGTCTATTGTCATGTTTGtccgttagcccagggcttaggaatgCAAGTGTGAagccttagcccagggttaactAATTCTTGTGAACATAGGCTATGCTAACACAGGGCCAGTCTTTGCCTGGGGGCTAAGATAGGGCAGGTCTTAGTACAATGTAGTGTGAAAAGGCCTATTGATGTTGTAAGCCAATCGTGTTGTTTTGGAAAACTCCACTGCACCCTGGTCATGTATTCTTAATGCCCTGGTAACAGACAAACGTCCTTGTATCTGGTTCTGTTTGGAACTCAATATAGGACACGCGTTGCTTCCTAACTGCTGGATGTCACGCTGACAATTGTATCTCGACAGCAGCATGTCTTGCTATCGTTTTAGGCTGACACCTCCGGCATGCTTTTTTCATCATGGTTTGTGTTCAAGGGCTGTCTGTTCAGTCACTTTCAGCATCCTGCTGAAGATTTCTTTTCAGTGTAAACACTGCTCAAGTATTCACTTTGAGGTCAGGTAGTGAAAGAGGGACAGGGAGTGCATCTGTTGAAAAAAGGTCCTTTGTGACTTATTGGGCTTTGTGCGTTGAGCTGGTTAGTGATTAGCTGAAGCTGAGTTATGATAGCTGACCCTcagcactgactgactgatttacTGACCGACCGTTGAAACGGGGCTGGCGAGCAAAGGAACGGAGCGATAGTGGGAGACGACCGTCGTCTCGCTGACACGCTCGACGCCTATAATCCAACAGACTCCTTTCTCCGGCCCTTCTCCTTCTGCAGGCAAGGGAGAACGAGGAGGACGAGGCTGGAACGATGGACTCAGCCTTGGGTTCCGGCTCATTGCCTGAGAGCACCTCCCTCAACATCGAGGTGCGCTCCTCGGATGCCTCCAATGCTACGGTAAGTAACAGTAGacgaccccccccctccccgtgaCTATTTGTCAACATATCAGGCATTGCCATGGGTACATTTCCACCATAGGTCTTTCTTCCTGTTTCCTGCAGGATTGTGTTGTCAATCAAAGGCAATGTTCTTTCATGTCATTGTGTTTACAGTAACATATTGTTGCGCTAAGTGTTCTTTACATGGTAGCTAGGTACACCAGCCTGTCAGAGGTAGATTTAATAGCAACccaggttttttttaaatgtattttttataccAGGCAATGTTTTCTCCCAATTACACCATCAAACACAGAAGAATAACCAGGATGCTGTGTAATGTTTCTACATAATGCTTGTATTCTTAGTAACATATACCATGTTTATTTAGCAACATTTTCCCTGGCAGTAGTCAGTGTTCCCTAGCACTGCACATCAAACCTAGATTTCCTGGCGTCCCCAAACTGGACGCTCGCGCTTCAGCCAAAATAGACGGTTGTTTTGTTGTAGGTTTCTACATTCAGCTGCAGTATTGTTACGCTGAAAGAAATTCTGCTGTTCACCCCCGCATTCTCAAAGGAGACAAACAGTGAATGTAATGATGGACTAGGCAGAATTCAGCTTGCGCTGGCGGTTTTCTCACATCTCCGTCTGTGTGTTGGTCAGGGCCGGGTAGCAGAGCGTAGCGACCAGAAGGAAGAGCTGGAGAACCTGCGGCGGCAGCACGAGCTGCTGAAGAAGATGCTGGAGCAGCAGGAGCAGCTCCGGGCCCTGCAGGGCCGCCAGGCAGCACTACTGGCCATGCAGCACACCAGCCAGCACGCCGTGGACGACACCGGTGAGAGACGAGCACCGGCACGCGGAGGGGAACGCGTGTTACTGTCTCAGTGCTAcgttaataataaaataatcatcTTTATCAGACTTTGGGTTTGGTTAGAATTTGGGTTTAGAATTGGGGTTCAttttaggggttaggttaagttGAGCATAAAGGTTAGATTAAGGTTTAGTATTGGGTAAAATTCTTAACTGCTAAATAGGCAGTCCTTACTGTGGTAGtaaaccgtgtgtgtgtgtgtgtgtgcgcagtgCCAACCGAGACCACCGGCAGTGTGTCAGGGCTGAGCATCACCTCAGAGCTGAATGAGGAGCTCAACGACCTAATCCAACGCTTCCACAACCAGCTCCACGACACCCAGGTACCAGCCGGTTTAATGGGTCGTGCAAAACGCCTTCACCGTTTCCCTTCATTCTGACGCAGAATGAATCCAACTTGGGCAAACATGGAACATAATTTGTGTagtgtttctgtgttctgtcctTATGTTGTTAACCATCAGCAGCAACAGTTAACCGTAAGGTTGTGTTGTGGGGTGTCAGTTTATGGTGATTCTGATTACCCTGTTAACCCATATGTAGGCCGTGTCTGCTAATGTTGTGCGCGGTGGCCGTGTCTGCTAATGTTGTGCGCGGTGGCCGTGTCTGCTAATGTTGTGCACGGTGGCCGTGTCTGCTAATGTTGTGCACGGTGGCCGTGTCTGCTAATGTTCAGCGCCGTCTCTTGCCCCAGACCAAGGCTGTAGTCCCAGACAACCGCCGACAAGCCGAgagcctctccctctcccgtGAGGTGTGCCGCTCCCGTTCCTCTCAGCCGCCTCCCCGCTCGTCCACCGCCTCGTCCTCCTTCCTCCACCCCACAGCCCTGACCTCCGCCCCCCCCGCGTTGCCCTCGGCGGCCAGCGCCAAGCTAACCAAGCTGCAGGAGCTACAGGACAAGAAGCAGACCATGGACAAGATCCTGCAGGAGCTGCATTCCCTCCGAGACCAGACCCTCAACAACAACTCCTGTGAGTGCCCAGGCCAGTTACGGCCGCATGGTGGGAAGTGTGTAGTGCGAAACACAATATACTTGTTAGTTATCTCTGAGTTAAATTGTCTTTGACTGTCTGTGGATTGTTTATATGTAGCTTGTCCTCTTTCCACCAAGGTCGCGTTGCCGGCGAACCCCTTCCCTCTCAGCAAAGCCTGGGTCTGGGCTCCTCCTCGGATCGCCCCTCTGCCCTATACAGGGAACCTAACGGGGCCTCTGCCATGAGACAGGACCCATCTCCTTCCTACCGGCCCTCCACGCATCCCCAGCACGAGGACGCCCCAGCAGATAAACTCCGGTAATAAACTCTGACTTAATAAATGTATTCCTGCCCGTGCACAGCCTGCCAAGTGTGTATTTCAGGGACAGGACTATTGTGTTCAAATCCCCAAGCTGCAAAATCTGTTCTTCCCTTAAGCATGAGTCTTAATTGCTACTGTACtgtcgctctggataagggaATCTGCTAAATAAATCAAACATAAGAAACAAACGAAAACATGTTTAGTTGTGTGCCCCTGTGAGTTTGTACCAACAAAGCAAAGGAGATAAGCAGAAGGTACTCACTTTGACTTATGGCTCTTCAGCTGCCTGCACCAGAGAAATACACAGTTGTTCCAGACAAACGACCCCCTCCTATCCATTTAGCAGTCTGAGAAAACTACAAATCCAATTAGTCAAGTCTCTCCTGTTTATTGAATGTGGTCGTCACCTTCTCTTTTCCCTTTCTTAAGTCCCCATACGTTCCCTGACAAACCTTTTGAAACGTGACCTGAAAGGAAGAGCCAGCTTGCAGTCCTTTTCATTCCTTGACATTTTGAATTGGaacctccccccacctcctcgCAGGAAGCTGAAGGAGGTGCACAAGCGTCTGAACGAACTGCGCGAGCTGGTGCAGTACTACGAGCAGACGTCCGACATGATGGTGGACACGGTCAACGAGAACGTGAAGGAGGAcgacgaggaggaggatgaggaggaaacaGAGGAGGACGGCTCCATGCTCGAGGCGATGTTCGACTCGGAGCAGGAGAACCGCCGCCCCCCCGTCACCAATATCAGGTTGTGGAAGAGATGCAGACGGTGGTCACGCTTTTTTTTGATGGGTTCTGTCAGTTACAGCTGAAGTGCCATTTAAGCTACTATTCCTAATCCCTTGTCTTTCCCCTGGTCAGAAACCCACAGCACCCTGGGAACTGGACGGATATGAACAGCCTGACCAACGGCCgcggagggggaggggggggcgcCAACAACCGCTCCGACGGGAGACTCAACACCGAGTGTGAGATCAACAACCGCTCGGCCGCCGCCAACCTCCGCAGCCTCAACATCCCCTCGGCCATAGGTCaggccgcacacacacacacacacacacacacacacacccccttaACACTAACCTTCAGTGTCCCTGCCCCCAACAGAGTGTCAGTACAACAGTGACCGCCCCTACAACCAGGTCAAAGACCACAACCACACTGACCGCCGAAACGACGATGACGACGCCTTGGAGGATGAAGAGCGAGTGCCAGGACGCCGTGGTCAGGATAGCGAGGGCTCGGGGTCGAGCCAGAGGAGCAGCCTAGCCAACGACGACGCAGACTTTGCCCACAAGGTCCACCGGTTGCAAACGGCCAAGCAGAAACTCCGGCAGCTGCAGGAGCTCGTGGCCATGGTGCAGGTCAGACGTCTGGGAGGAGAACACCCTCTCATACACACTCACTACTTGAATGACACagactgatgtttttttgtttagattattttacacatccccccccccccccccgtctctcctGCTCCGTCTCACAGAGTGACGATACAGACGCCACCACGGCCAACGAGGATGAGAGCCTCCGACACCAGCAGCCCAATAACACCCGAGCTGCTGCCTCCTCCGCAGCCAAGAGCCCCAGGGACCTCGCCCTCACTGACAAGGCCAGGTACGGTTAGAGCCCCAGGGACCTCGCCCTCACTGACAAGGCCAGGTACGGTTAGAGCCCCAGGGACCTCGCCCTCACTGACTAGGCCAGGTACGGTTAGAGCCCCAGGGACCTCGCCCTCACGGACTAGGCCAGGTACGGTTAGAGCCCCAGGGACCTCGCCCTCACGGACTAGGCCAGGTACGGTTAGAGCCCCAGGGACCTCGCCCTCACGGACTAGGCCAGGTACGGTTAGAGCCCCAGGGACCTCGCCCTCACTGACAAGGCCAGGTACGGTTAGAGCCCCAGGGATCTCGCCCTCACTGACAAGGCCAGGTACGGTTAGAGCCCAAGGGACCTCACCCTCACTGACTAGGCCAGGTACGGTTAGAGCCCCAGGGACCTCGCCCTCACTGACAAGGCCAGGTACGGTTAGAGCCCCAGGGACCTCGCCCTCACTGACTAGGCCAGGTACGGTTAGAGCCCCAGGGACCTCGCCCTCACTGACAAGGCCAGGTACGGTTAGAGCCCCAGGGACCTCGCCCTCACTGACTATGCCAGGTACAGTTAGAGCCCCAGGGACCTCGCCCTCACTGACAAGGCCAGGTACGTTTAGAGCCCCAGGGACCTCGTCCTCACGGACTAGGCCAGGTACGGTTAGAGCCCCAGGGACCTCGTCCTCACGGACTAGGCCAGGTACGGTTAGAGCCCCAGGGACCTCGTCCTCACGGACTAGGCCAGGTACGGTTAGAGCCCCAGGGACCTCGCCCTCACGGACTAGGCCAGGTACGGTTAGAGCCCCAGGGACCTCGCCCTCACGGACTAGGCCAGGTACGGTTGTGCTGTGAGGAGAGGGCGCTTTTTTCCACTGTGATAAGGGCCAATGGAGAAAGTCTGTAGtcgttttctttgtgttttattgtgtttatcaCGTCTATCTTTCACTTTTACCCTTTGAAAATGTGACGCACGGTGGATCCAGGAGATGTTCTGAAGCACGGCCTCTGTTTCAGGGAGAAGCTGTACGAGGAGAAGCTTCGCCAGCAGCAGCAGGAGTTGAAGCAGCTCCATGAGGAGCGCCAGCGGCTGATGGAGATTCAGGACAAGATCCAGGACCTGCAGTGGGCCTGCCCCGACCTCCAGGTAAAAAGAAACACTTGTGTCCACAACACTTGCTCCTTCTAACCCGTCGTGGCCGGATGGCTTTATGTTGGGATTACGGCGTCCGTTCCAACTCTCCTGCTCCCCAGTCGTCGGTGTCTAGCAGCTCCGTGGGCCAGCAGGCCCTGATGAGGAAGCTCCCGGCTGCAGCTTCCACCCCGGCCCCTCCTCCCGCTCCGTCTGCACCGCCCAAAGCCGCTGCGTCCCCTGCCTCCGCCGCCGTGCTCAAACCCACCGCCCAGGCGTCCGCCTCGGTCACCGACAATGAGGTGAGTCTCTTGGATTTGGATCGGTTTTGGCAGGGCCGTCGATCAACGACGTCCGAGAGGGCTCGTACCACACAGCTCGCCAGAATCATCCGTGCTTTAACATTTGAGTTCGCCATTCGTTACCAAAGTCTGTCAGGTTAAACCGTAGCTTGACAGAATTGGCTACGGGGGAACTTGATGGAGCCGTGAGGGCCTTTATGTGCGGGTTCGACCCTGAAAACAACCTGTGTGCCTTAATCGTCCCCCAGCAGCTGTGGTGTGAGATGCGGCGCCACCAGATCCTTCGGGAGGAGCTGCGCCAGCGGAGGAAGCACCTGGAGTCCCTGATGGCCGAGCACCAGAGGAGGAGCGGCCTCAGCGACTCCCCCTATAGGCCGGAGGACCCAGAGGGAAACGCCGATGGCTCACAGCCGCTCAGCCGGGACGAGAGGTGAGATGGGGTTTcacctggattttttttttttctggatctAAAAGTGGGCTTATGTGGTGGGCGTGGCCAGGGGAGTGGCAGTAGGTGATGCTAGCCCATCACAGCAATGAATGTTTAGTCTCCTCCCACTGTTGATAATGCATCAGTTAAGGTCTGTGTCATTATACTGCCTGAATGCTGTTTGATGCTGCTGCTGTACCATATTTGACACATCCTTTTACATGTACTTAGACATCGTTCAGTCTCTGTTATCCACCTCTCACACTCCTCCCCAGGACCATGGCAACGTGGGGAGACTCCAGCCTCTGTCAGCTAGAGGAGGACGGCTATCCCTCCGAGACGGgcgctgaggaggaggaggaagaggaggaggaggaaggggcaGAGTCTAGCTCCAGTGACGACCAGCACCTATACTCCACTAGGAAGCAGCGATCATACAGCAATAGGAAACAACTTGGCAGGTCTGTTAGATGCGAGGACAcgttgtatttatttattttttacagtactgTCAATCAGTGGTAGTTCAATAAGGGGTCTCTATCTCCAGTCCTAGAGATGCCAGGTGTCCAGGCTTTTCCCTTAGGTTTATATTGATTTATGGTTATATCCAGTAATGCCTCTATTAAGGTCTTTCAGGCCTACCGAAGAACTGTGGCAGCAGTTTCTAATAACAATCCTTCTCACTGTCCAGTAAGCTCCTCAAGCCCCCCCGGCAGTTTGCGTCAGACGCCAGCGGCCGCCCGTTTCCCCGTGCTCAAGCCCGAGCCGCGGAACAACAGTCCCAGTCCAACGTCAGTGCCAGCGCGGCCGGTGCACGGCGCCAGGAGAACCTGCGCTGGGCCTCCGAGCTGTCCTTCCAGGAGGGCCCTGGCACCGGGGCCCGGTTGGCACCCCGTCCCTGGCAGGAGCAGGCGGCGGCGCTACAGAGGCAGCTGGACTTCAGCACTGGCATGTGTCAGACCCTTCTGCAGGACCAGCAGGTTGGTGTAGCGGTTGGCACCCTCTCTGACCATTTCATGTGCCCGATTTTGCCGTTTAGCAATCTGGCAagaggtgtttctgttgtaCCCGGTGACCTCCACCAAATCCAGTCCACCCTCAACCATTTAAAATATTCTAT contains:
- the pcm1 gene encoding pericentriolar material 1 protein isoform X5, with the protein product MATGGTSFDEQELHNWTVTNGSSLEDRLNNMDWGVQQKKANRSSEKNRKKFSAGGVTESRLTNDISPESTPGAGRRRARTPHSFPHVKYTTQMSVPDQAELDRLRQRINFTDLDERSIGSDSQGRVTAANNQRQLAAENKKPFNFLPLHVNTNKSREAPSASAPSTPSVVATAKKQSPGSVRREAFAPSLPGKDLPGLGRGAERLPPPSVDDGRDDPNIDSSQVVSKLVQIREYIGKASSMRDDLVEKNDIPANVERLSHLIAHLKEQERSYLRFLQKMLARENEEDEAGTMDSALGSGSLPESTSLNIEVRSSDASNATGRVAERSDQKEELENLRRQHELLKKMLEQQEQLRALQGRQAALLAMQHTSQHAVDDTVPTETTGSVSGLSITSELNEELNDLIQRFHNQLHDTQTKAVVPDNRRQAESLSLSREVCRSRSSQPPPRSSTASSSFLHPTALTSAPPALPSAASAKLTKLQELQDKKQTMDKILQELHSLRDQTLNNNSCRVAGEPLPSQQSLGLGSSSDRPSALYREPNGASAMRQDPSPSYRPSTHPQHEDAPADKLRKLKEVHKRLNELRELVQYYEQTSDMMVDTVNENVKEDDEEEDEEETEEDGSMLEAMFDSEQENRRPPVTNIRNPQHPGNWTDMNSLTNGRGGGGGGANNRSDGRLNTECEINNRSAAANLRSLNIPSAIECQYNSDRPYNQVKDHNHTDRRNDDDDALEDEERVPGRRGQDSEGSGSSQRSSLANDDADFAHKVHRLQTAKQKLRQLQELVAMVQSDDTDATTANEDESLRHQQPNNTRAAASSAAKSPRDLALTDKAREKLYEEKLRQQQQELKQLHEERQRLMEIQDKIQDLQWACPDLQSSVSSSSVGQQALMRKLPAAASTPAPPPAPSAPPKAAASPASAAVLKPTAQASASVTDNEQLWCEMRRHQILREELRQRRKHLESLMAEHQRRSGLSDSPYRPEDPEGNADGSQPLSRDERTMATWGDSSLCQLEEDGYPSETGAEEEEEEEEEEGAESSSSDDQHLYSTRKQRSYSNRKQLGSKLLKPPRQFASDASGRPFPRAQARAAEQQSQSNVSASAAGARRQENLRWASELSFQEGPGTGARLAPRPWQEQAAALQRQLDFSTGMCQTLLQDQQTLSYMLQTLLTGPYSALPNNLSSPQVHLVMHQLSQCYTQLAWQQNNVQRLKQVLSDMLLQQQQASSSGQQAPNQGSSSRESGGACPPLSPTSLFLPFPSSIPPSVNQALSLPPGFSGFSPLTGFNFNPLFPSAMGEFPQCVGAPTSSGQHQQQDPNTSVKTEYMSFPPPLQRSPLNTADKRPLRQDKSGCSRGHESGWLDVSQPPDPIAETPSAQRGANNGRPLTFDLVSQGSFSSTADPADPATVTKTFKAGRKASAQASLASRDKTPNSKRRSRRAKEQHKNPGPEAESDSVSSMADFVQERAPLPHRKRDQNQSLLDKLTQEKLDSKTKTGNKPNDLSSAYAWRTPFLSNRIACTEAPDASSDFSLFEALRETIYSEVATLISQNESRPHFLIELFHELQLLNTDYLRQRALYSLQDIVTRHLTEKNASEERPSSLGPVAWAAGSQSELTPSESLATSDADVSEKNVRVIKHNDPNKRRNDADSVDNESTLSTSSNLEPFANDDLGAGGESGDVRCPQIDTQQLDRQIKAIMTEVIPFLKEHMDEVCSYQLLTSVRRMVLTLTQQNDESKEFVRFFHRQLGGILQDSLSKFTGRTLKDCGEDLLVEISEILFNELAFFRLMQDLDNNSRSVAATSQTRHRNNSRPPPKNNNQQVNQTHRNNQELKASEAEKSFSTLFLDEDKDQDETELREREEEANGGESKDSKSSEASEDDEGLPLSISLSKAETQALTNYGSGEDENEVEEMEEFEEGVPDVQTSLQASNDGGDQQGTIGNHETKSDPESSESNDAVKSSKSESIEVVDSPEEEHDGEGAERRRPEGGSHTATASAGAINNQEVSDSQVFNSSSPDTESPVMINSDEVVSGNTSQKSDEEDFVKVEDLPMQLSVLCQEELQKRIVEEQRNNNLTAEILSGNTDTLDGLVGSGDTLREPETVGAQSA